In one Vicinamibacteria bacterium genomic region, the following are encoded:
- a CDS encoding Na+/H+ antiporter NhaC family protein produces the protein MDSPSWLSVLPPLIAIVTALVTKQVFLSLFAGIWLGWSILNGGNVVVGLRDAIQALVDVYKDDGNTRTIIFSAMVGSLIALTQHSGGVEGFIRLVSERGVVATRRGAQVLATLLGLGIFVESTITCLVTGAISRPLFDKLSLSREKLAYLCDSTSAPVCILIPMNGWGAFIMGVLATQGIENPLTTLLYANLFNFYASLAVVLVFFIVISGKDFGPMARAERRARETGKVLRDGAEPLVSTEVLSLPTKPGVEPLARNMLVPMVSMLLMMPVGLYITGDGDLLAGSGSTAVLWAVLLAVVVAAVLYRVQGIFSLAETIDLAFKGLGGLMPVALLMMLAFAIAALSNELKTGIYLASLAENLLRPALVPAVLFVISGFIAFSTGTSWGTFGIMLPIGIPMVGALGVDLHVTVGAVLAGGIFGDHCSPISDTTIVSSMAAGSDHIDHVNTQLPYAITMGLLALAAFLLVGVFH, from the coding sequence GTGGATTCACCCAGCTGGCTGAGCGTCCTGCCTCCTCTCATTGCCATCGTCACCGCTCTGGTCACGAAGCAAGTCTTCCTCTCGCTTTTTGCGGGAATCTGGCTCGGCTGGTCCATCTTGAACGGCGGAAACGTCGTCGTGGGTCTGCGCGACGCGATCCAGGCGCTGGTGGACGTGTACAAGGACGATGGGAACACCCGCACCATCATCTTCAGCGCGATGGTGGGATCGCTCATCGCCCTCACCCAACATTCGGGCGGGGTGGAGGGTTTCATCCGCCTCGTGAGCGAGCGCGGTGTCGTCGCCACCCGCCGGGGCGCCCAGGTCCTGGCGACGCTTTTGGGGCTGGGTATCTTCGTCGAGTCCACCATCACCTGTCTTGTGACCGGCGCGATCTCGCGTCCCTTGTTCGACAAGTTAAGTCTTTCGCGCGAGAAGCTCGCGTACCTCTGCGACTCCACGTCGGCGCCGGTTTGCATTCTCATACCGATGAACGGTTGGGGAGCGTTCATCATGGGAGTTCTCGCCACCCAGGGCATCGAGAACCCTCTCACCACCCTTCTCTACGCGAATCTCTTCAATTTCTACGCGTCGCTCGCGGTCGTGCTGGTGTTCTTCATCGTGATCAGCGGCAAGGATTTCGGCCCCATGGCGCGGGCCGAACGCCGGGCGCGCGAGACCGGCAAAGTGCTGCGCGACGGCGCCGAGCCCCTCGTCTCGACCGAGGTCTTGAGTCTCCCCACGAAACCAGGGGTGGAGCCATTGGCCCGCAACATGCTGGTACCCATGGTCAGCATGCTCTTGATGATGCCCGTCGGACTCTACATCACTGGAGACGGCGATCTGCTGGCGGGAAGCGGCTCCACCGCGGTCCTCTGGGCGGTACTCCTTGCCGTGGTCGTCGCCGCCGTGCTGTACCGCGTGCAGGGGATCTTCTCGCTCGCCGAGACGATCGATCTGGCCTTCAAGGGGCTGGGCGGCTTGATGCCGGTCGCCCTCCTGATGATGCTCGCTTTCGCCATTGCCGCTCTCTCGAACGAGCTGAAGACGGGAATCTATCTCGCGTCCCTCGCCGAGAATCTGTTGCGTCCGGCGCTCGTGCCCGCCGTCTTGTTCGTTATCAGTGGTTTCATAGCCTTCTCCACCGGAACTTCCTGGGGCACTTTCGGGATCATGCTCCCAATCGGTATCCCGATGGTGGGAGCCCTGGGGGTGGACCTCCACGTAACCGTAGGCGCGGTGCTGGCGGGCGGAATCTTCGGCGACCACTGCTCGCCCATCTCCGACACGACCATCGTTTCATCGATGGCGGCGGGCTCCGACCACATCGACCACGTCAACACGCAGCTTCCCTATGCGATCACCATGGGTTTGCTCGCGTTAGCGGCCTTCTTGCTCGTCGGGGTATTTCACTGA